The proteins below come from a single Sphingomicrobium sediminis genomic window:
- a CDS encoding tetratricopeptide repeat-containing sulfotransferase family protein, protein MNKTTTKSKKAPGSKAAAAKAAAAKQAAAKKQAEAAPVEDVGQAIDGAQQGKVNVTPLKAVEMAGTLYAQGKLDQAERVCRQILAARPGMADAHNILGVTLHAAGKQDGGLESVRKAIKIQPKAATFHANLGELLRQRGELDEAKAALEKSIELDANNAQAHNNLGIIAYDQRRFKEAVKHYGKALEIRPEMAEALNNKGNALRILGKNDEAIEAYQDALTYREIYPEAYNNLGTLLQAKGQQEEAEHAMRKAIQQSPQYIEARNNLAGLYAAQNKDVDALRILSETLKFAPQSVPTLVLTARIQMRRNAHQAAEQALRFVVGKEPEHVEALTMLGQLLHETDRYDEAIEVLEKALSINADHPEARNFYGIALKSVGRLDEAREHILGALAKNPNLVGAYANLNDLVNFKEEDELFQKMDHIMKNAKNKQAPGMLPLHFAYGKALADRGEHEKALEHYIIGGKMKRAQLDYVEEETHGFFDQIREAFPADVFKNRKFEGLSDDRLVFIVGMPRSGSTLTEQIISTHKDVYGAGEVKFFSQSLGRLRDRFPSLPKFPMMMEKITPKQMEILGNTYLKLMTAGSGDAKRVTDKLLTNFFFVGLIHLLYPNAKIINTQRDPVDTCLSGFTKLFKDDMPHSYDLNELGRYYAKYQQLMDHWNKVLPKGVLHTSQYEKVVDDIDTEAKKLIDFIGLDWDPNCLKFYESKRPVKTASVAQVRKPIYKSSVKRWKRYGDGLQPLVDAINAKPAS, encoded by the coding sequence AGGGCAAGGTCAATGTCACGCCGCTGAAGGCCGTCGAGATGGCGGGCACGCTCTATGCGCAGGGCAAGCTGGACCAGGCGGAGCGCGTCTGTCGCCAGATCCTCGCCGCGCGTCCCGGCATGGCCGACGCCCATAATATTCTTGGCGTCACGCTCCACGCCGCCGGCAAGCAGGACGGGGGTCTCGAGAGCGTTCGCAAGGCAATCAAGATCCAGCCCAAGGCCGCGACCTTCCACGCCAATCTCGGCGAGCTATTGCGCCAGCGCGGCGAGCTGGACGAGGCCAAGGCCGCGCTTGAAAAATCGATCGAGCTCGATGCCAACAATGCGCAGGCCCACAACAATCTCGGAATCATCGCCTACGACCAGCGCCGCTTCAAGGAAGCGGTGAAGCATTATGGCAAGGCGCTCGAGATCCGGCCGGAGATGGCCGAGGCGCTCAACAACAAGGGCAATGCGCTGCGCATCCTCGGCAAGAATGACGAGGCGATCGAGGCTTATCAGGACGCGCTGACCTATCGGGAAATCTACCCCGAAGCCTACAACAATCTCGGCACGCTGCTGCAGGCCAAGGGCCAGCAGGAAGAAGCCGAGCATGCGATGCGCAAGGCGATCCAGCAGTCGCCGCAATACATCGAGGCGCGCAACAATCTTGCCGGCCTTTATGCAGCGCAGAACAAGGATGTCGACGCGCTGCGTATCCTTTCGGAAACGCTGAAGTTCGCGCCGCAGTCGGTCCCGACCCTGGTGCTGACCGCGCGTATCCAGATGCGTCGCAACGCGCACCAGGCCGCCGAACAGGCGCTGCGCTTCGTGGTGGGCAAGGAGCCCGAACATGTCGAGGCGCTGACCATGCTTGGCCAGCTGCTCCACGAGACCGACCGTTATGACGAGGCGATCGAGGTGCTGGAAAAGGCGCTGAGCATCAATGCCGACCATCCCGAGGCACGCAACTTCTACGGGATCGCGCTGAAGTCGGTCGGCCGTCTCGACGAAGCGCGCGAACATATCTTGGGGGCGCTTGCCAAGAACCCCAACCTTGTCGGGGCCTATGCCAACCTCAACGATCTGGTGAACTTCAAGGAAGAGGACGAACTTTTCCAGAAGATGGACCACATCATGAAAAATGCGAAGAACAAGCAGGCCCCCGGCATGCTTCCGCTGCACTTCGCCTACGGAAAAGCGCTGGCGGATCGCGGCGAGCATGAAAAGGCGCTCGAACATTATATCATCGGCGGCAAGATGAAGCGCGCGCAGCTCGATTATGTCGAGGAAGAGACGCACGGCTTCTTCGACCAGATCCGCGAGGCCTTCCCGGCCGACGTCTTCAAGAACCGCAAGTTCGAGGGGCTGAGCGATGATCGCCTGGTCTTCATCGTCGGCATGCCGCGCTCGGGCTCGACGCTCACCGAGCAGATCATCTCGACCCACAAGGACGTCTATGGCGCGGGCGAGGTGAAATTCTTCTCGCAGTCGCTCGGCCGCCTGCGGGATCGTTTCCCCAGCCTGCCGAAATTCCCGATGATGATGGAGAAGATCACGCCGAAGCAGATGGAGATCCTCGGCAACACCTATCTCAAGCTGATGACGGCCGGGTCGGGCGATGCCAAGCGCGTCACCGACAAGCTGCTGACCAATTTCTTCTTCGTCGGTCTCATCCACCTGCTCTATCCGAATGCGAAGATCATCAACACGCAGCGCGATCCGGTGGATACCTGCCTGTCGGGCTTCACCAAGCTGTTCAAGGACGACATGCCCCACAGCTACGATCTTAATGAGCTGGGCCGCTATTATGCCAAGTACCAGCAGCTCATGGATCACTGGAACAAGGTGTTGCCCAAGGGGGTGCTCCACACCAGCCAGTATGAGAAGGTCGTCGACGATATCGATACCGAGGCCAAGAAGCTCATCGACTTTATCGGGCTCGACTGGGATCCCAACTGCCTCAAATTCTACGAGAGCAAGCGTCCGGTGAAGACCGCTTCGGTCGCGCAGGTTCGCAAGCCCATCTACAAGAGCTCGGTCAAGCGCTGGAAGCGTTATGGCGATGGCCTGCAGCCGCTCGTCGACGCAATCAACGCCAAACCGGCAAGCTGA
- the cysD gene encoding sulfate adenylyltransferase subunit CysD: MRSLTHLERLEAESIHIFREVVAETQRPVLLYSVGKDSAVMLHLARKAFYPGPVPFPVLQVASGWDFADLLAHRDRTVAEYGLELIVAENELAERDGVNPFDTGSALYSQAMLTEPLKKALSEHGFDAAFGGGRRDEEKARAKERIFSFRNAKHRWDPKNQRPELWNLYNARKAEKESIRVFPLSNWTELDIWQYIQAEKIDIVPLYFAKERPTVERDGLILVVDDERFRLEAGEKPVMRKVRFRTLGCYPLTGASLSDADDLNGIIQEMLLATGSERQGRAIDRGQSASMEEKKQEGYF, encoded by the coding sequence ATGCGTTCGCTGACCCACCTCGAGCGGCTCGAGGCCGAGAGCATCCATATTTTCCGCGAGGTCGTTGCCGAGACGCAGCGACCGGTCCTGCTCTATTCCGTGGGCAAGGACAGCGCGGTCATGTTGCACCTGGCGCGCAAGGCTTTCTATCCCGGGCCCGTGCCCTTTCCCGTCCTGCAAGTGGCGTCAGGGTGGGACTTTGCCGACTTGCTGGCGCATCGCGACCGGACGGTTGCGGAATATGGCCTCGAGCTGATTGTCGCCGAGAACGAACTTGCGGAGCGCGACGGAGTCAATCCGTTCGATACCGGATCGGCCCTCTATTCGCAGGCCATGCTGACCGAACCGCTCAAGAAAGCATTGTCTGAACATGGTTTCGATGCGGCCTTTGGCGGCGGCAGAAGGGACGAGGAAAAGGCGCGTGCCAAGGAACGCATCTTTTCATTCCGTAATGCCAAGCATCGCTGGGATCCCAAGAACCAGCGCCCCGAATTGTGGAACCTCTACAATGCGCGCAAGGCGGAGAAGGAGAGCATCCGGGTATTCCCGCTCAGCAACTGGACCGAGCTCGACATCTGGCAATATATCCAGGCCGAGAAGATCGATATCGTCCCGCTCTACTTCGCCAAGGAGCGACCGACCGTGGAAAGGGACGGTCTCATCCTTGTCGTGGACGACGAGCGGTTCCGGCTCGAGGCGGGCGAGAAGCCGGTGATGCGCAAGGTCCGCTTCCGGACGCTGGGCTGCTATCCCTTGACCGGTGCGAGCCTGAGCGACGCCGACGATTTGAACGGCATCATCCAGGAAATGCTGTTGGCGACGGGATCCGAGCGACAGGGCCGGGCCATCGACAGGGGGCAGTCGGCCTCAATGGAAGAGAAGAAGCAGGAGGGCTATTTCTGA
- the cysN gene encoding sulfate adenylyltransferase subunit CysN, whose protein sequence is MARPGSRERALIIDDIGAFLDQQQKKEMLRFITCGSVDDGKSTLIGRLLYDSQQIFEDQMASLEADSKKVGTQGGKIDFALLVDGLSAEREQGITIDVAYRFFTTDKRKFIVADTPGHEQYTRNMVTGASTADLAVLLVDARKGILQQTRRHSYLASLVGIRRFVLAVNKMDLVNYDQAVFDKIVADYAEFAEKLDVEEWTAIPVSGLEGDNIVAASERAPWYDGPSLIAHLESVPVASVENQQKPMRMPVQWVNRPDQSFRGFSGQIAAGCVRAGDPVRVIPSGKTTTVERIVTMGGDLDEAVAGQSVTLTFADEVDCSRGDVIAASDDPPQAADQFEATIVWMADEALLPGRAYLLKLGTQTVSVTIQPPKYQVDVNTLDRLAAKTLDLNAIGVSEITTDRDLVFEPYVDEAGGSANRTLGGFILIDKMTNATVGAGMINFALRRAQNIHPQALDIDRETRALQMGQRPAVLWFTGLSGAGKSTVANLVEKKLVARGRHTFLLDGDNVRHGLNKDLGFEDADRIENIRRIGEVARLMTDAGLIVLTAFISPFRAERQMVRDMCDEGTFIEIFVDTPIEVAEQRDVKGLYAKARAGKIKNFTGIDSPYEPPLEPDVQIDTTQLSAEEAADAVVDALLRRLEN, encoded by the coding sequence ATGGCCCGTCCCGGCTCGCGCGAACGCGCACTCATCATCGACGATATTGGCGCCTTTCTCGACCAGCAGCAGAAGAAGGAAATGCTGCGCTTTATCACTTGCGGCAGCGTGGATGACGGCAAGTCGACCCTGATCGGGCGCTTGCTCTACGACAGCCAGCAGATTTTCGAAGACCAGATGGCGAGCCTGGAGGCAGACTCCAAGAAGGTCGGCACGCAAGGCGGGAAGATCGACTTCGCGCTGCTGGTCGACGGGCTTTCGGCCGAACGCGAGCAGGGCATCACCATCGATGTCGCCTATCGTTTCTTCACGACCGACAAGCGCAAGTTCATCGTCGCCGACACGCCGGGGCACGAACAATATACGCGCAATATGGTAACGGGTGCCTCGACCGCGGACCTTGCGGTGCTGCTCGTCGACGCGCGCAAGGGAATTTTGCAGCAAACGAGGCGGCACAGCTATCTCGCCTCGCTCGTCGGCATTCGCCGCTTCGTGCTGGCGGTCAACAAGATGGATCTGGTCAATTACGACCAGGCCGTCTTCGACAAGATCGTCGCCGATTATGCCGAATTTGCCGAGAAGCTCGACGTCGAGGAGTGGACTGCCATTCCCGTGTCGGGCCTCGAAGGCGACAATATCGTCGCGGCCAGCGAGCGGGCGCCCTGGTATGACGGGCCGAGCCTGATCGCGCATCTCGAGAGCGTGCCGGTGGCGAGCGTCGAGAACCAGCAGAAGCCGATGCGGATGCCGGTCCAGTGGGTCAATCGTCCCGACCAGAGCTTCCGCGGTTTTTCGGGACAGATTGCGGCGGGCTGCGTACGCGCAGGCGATCCGGTGCGGGTCATTCCGTCGGGCAAGACGACGACGGTCGAGCGGATCGTCACCATGGGCGGCGATCTCGATGAGGCAGTTGCGGGCCAGTCGGTTACGCTGACCTTCGCCGACGAGGTGGATTGCTCACGCGGGGATGTGATTGCGGCATCGGACGATCCGCCGCAGGCTGCCGACCAGTTCGAGGCGACTATTGTGTGGATGGCCGACGAGGCCTTGCTGCCCGGTCGCGCCTACTTGCTCAAGCTCGGCACGCAGACCGTGTCGGTGACCATCCAGCCGCCGAAATATCAGGTCGACGTCAACACGCTCGATCGGCTCGCGGCCAAGACGCTCGACCTCAATGCGATCGGCGTGTCGGAGATCACCACCGACCGCGATCTCGTGTTCGAGCCCTATGTCGACGAAGCGGGCGGCAGTGCCAACCGGACGCTTGGCGGGTTCATCCTCATCGACAAGATGACCAATGCCACGGTCGGGGCGGGGATGATCAATTTCGCGCTGCGCCGGGCACAAAATATCCATCCGCAGGCGCTCGACATCGATCGCGAGACGCGCGCGCTGCAGATGGGCCAGCGCCCTGCCGTATTGTGGTTCACCGGCCTTTCGGGTGCGGGCAAGTCGACGGTCGCGAACCTTGTCGAGAAAAAGCTCGTTGCGCGTGGGCGGCACACCTTCCTGTTGGACGGCGACAATGTGCGTCATGGGCTCAACAAGGATCTGGGCTTCGAGGATGCCGACCGCATCGAAAATATCCGGCGCATCGGCGAGGTCGCCAGGCTGATGACCGATGCCGGCCTCATCGTGCTCACCGCCTTCATCTCGCCCTTCCGCGCCGAGCGGCAGATGGTCCGCGACATGTGTGATGAAGGGACCTTCATCGAAATCTTCGTCGATACGCCGATCGAAGTCGCCGAACAGCGAGACGTGAAGGGGCTCTACGCCAAGGCCCGCGCGGGCAAGATCAAGAACTTCACCGGCATCGACAGTCCCTACGAGCCGCCGCTCGAACCCGACGTGCAAATCGACACGACGCAGCTTTCTGCCGAGGAAGCGGCCGACGCGGTCGTGGACGCGCTGTTGCGGCGCCTCGAAAACTAG